One Campylobacter sp. RM16192 genomic region harbors:
- a CDS encoding DUF5416 family protein, with protein sequence MLEKIAFLVEEGDNSSSIIDKTDVDKAIYRGKFREYIVTKSRLLKNSLVITDMLSNRDGVDIIDSSIRELVFSDCIKNFNEIYSNFIEIKEADGLNFSKQFKFAVTEEANSIDSENLIYSFKEDIEVPFDSVRSIKIFINGYNEISESVNFNLELLQDGSEYKYKITSDTIEITILTNLTPNLTKEFLKTFAYKNVDSNFGDLKEIYVIINNILIYKTEIKN encoded by the coding sequence ATGCTAGAAAAAATCGCTTTTTTAGTAGAAGAGGGCGATAATTCATCTAGTATTATAGATAAAACTGATGTAGATAAGGCTATCTATAGAGGTAAATTTAGAGAATATATAGTAACAAAATCTAGGCTACTAAAAAATAGCTTGGTTATAACAGATATGCTAAGCAATAGAGATGGAGTTGATATTATAGATTCGTCTATTAGAGAACTTGTTTTTAGCGATTGTATTAAAAATTTTAATGAAATTTACTCAAATTTTATAGAAATTAAAGAGGCTGATGGATTAAATTTTAGTAAGCAATTCAAATTTGCTGTCACTGAAGAAGCTAATAGTATTGATAGTGAAAATTTAATATATAGTTTTAAAGAAGATATAGAAGTACCTTTTGATTCAGTGAGAAGTATAAAGATTTTTATTAATGGCTATAACGAAATTTCAGAAAGTGTAAATTTTAATCTAGAACTCTTGCAAGATGGAAGCGAGTATAAGTATAAGATCACAAGCGATACTATTGAAATTACTATATTAACTAATTTGACTCCAAATTTAACAAAGGAGTTTTTAAAGACTTTTGCTTATAAAAATGTGGATTCAAATTTTGGCGATCTAAAAGAGATTTATGTAATCATTAATAATATTTTAATTTATAAGACAGAGATTAAAAATTAA